The Acanthopagrus latus isolate v.2019 chromosome 13, fAcaLat1.1, whole genome shotgun sequence genome contains a region encoding:
- the rnf14 gene encoding E3 ubiquitin-protein ligase RNF14 gives MSEDKEAQEDELLALASIYEEEEFHRAESAQGGEIQLCLELPADFRVVVKGEKQTEYHVCFLPPLVLNFELPADYPSTSSPVFTLSSKWMTRAQMSSLCRRLDELWEENQGCVVLFTWIQFLKEEAIDFLGIQSPLEVIRGGSKAGGERRKTDPAATAPTQCESHPENTEEKKRKVKKEKSETGLDPRAVLTMDPCADLLLQLLDFDEAQRQRVFDAKVFCCGICFSEKLGSSCLCFKECQHVYCKACMTEYFQIQIRDGNVQCLNCPEPKCTSLATPLQVKQLVNEELFARYDRLLLQSSLDLMADVVYCPRQSCGTAVMVEPDTTMGICSACQYAFCTLCKLGYHGLSNCRINADELRNLRDEYLSASTEGKKFMEQRFGKRVIQKAVEESFSRDWLNENCKGCPRCGTNIQKVDGCNKMTCTSCRQYFCWLCLGLLSKVNPYSHFNNPHSPCYNQLFQGVDLDEEDAFWSDEEED, from the exons ATGTCTGAGGACAAGGAAGCCCAGGAGGATGAGCTGCTTGCTTTAGCAAGTATctatgaggaggaggagttccACCGGGCAGAGTCTGCTCAGGGGGGAGAGATCCAGCTGTGCCTGGAGCTGCCTGCTGACTTCAGAGTGGTTGTCAAAG gagaGAAGCAAACTGAATACCATGTCTGCTTCTTACCTCCTCTGGTGCTCAACTTCGAGCTTCCTGCAGACTACCCATCCACCTCCTCACCTGTTTTCACTCTCAGCTCTAAGTGGATGACCAGAGCACAG ATGAGCTCTCTGTGCAGGCGCCTGGATGAGCTGTGGGAGGAGAACCAAGGCTGCGTGGTTCTCTTCACATGGATCCAGTTCCTCAAAGAGGAGGCTATCGACTTCCTGGGCATCCAGTCTCCTCTTGAAGTCATTAGAGGAGGAAGTAAGGCAGGTGGTGAGCGCAGGAAAACCGACCCGGCAGCCACAG ctCCGACTCAGTGTGAAAGTCATCCTGAGAAcacggaggagaaaaaaaggaaagtaaagaAGGAGAAGTCTGAAACAGGACTGGACCCGCGTGCTGTTCTCACCATGGACCCGTGTGCCGACCTCCTACTTCAGCTCCTGGACTTTGACGAGGCGCAGCGGCAGAGGGTGTTCGATGCCAAGGTGTTCTGCTGTGGGATCTGCTTTTCAGAGAAGCTGGGCTCCAGCTGCCTCTGCTTCAAGGAGTGCCAGCACGTCTACTGCAAGGCCTGCATGACTGAATACTTCCAGATCCAAATACGGGACGGCAACGTTCAGTGCCTTAATTGCCCTGAGCCCAAATGTACCTCGTTAGCTACACCGTTGCAG GTGAAGCAGCTGGTGAATGAAGAGCTGTTTGCCCGTTATGACCGTTTGTTGCTCCAGTCCAGTCTGGACCTCATGGCCGACGTGGTCTACTGTCCCCGCCAGTCCTGCGGCACTGCTGTGATGGTGGAGCCGGACACCACCATGGGCATCTGCTCCGCCTGCCAGTACGCTTTTTGCACACTGTGCAAGCTCGGCTACCACGGCCTGTCCAACTGCAGAATCAATGCAG ATGAGTTGCGTAACCTCAGAGACGAGTACCTGTCGGCCTCGACTGAGGGGAAGAAGTTCATGGAGCAGCGCTTTGGGAAGAGGGTGATCCAGAAAGCAGTGGAAGAGTCCTTTAGCAGAGACTGGCTCAATGAAAACTGCAAAGGCTGCCCACGCTGTGGAACCAATATACAG aaagTGGACGGCTGTAACAAGATGACTTGCACCTCGTGTAGACAATACTTCTGCTGGTTGTGTCTGGGCCTGCTCAGCAAAGTCAACCCGTACAGCCACTTTAACAATCctcattcaccctgttacaaccA ACTCTTCCAAGGTGTGGATCTCGACGAGGAAGATGCCTTCTGgagtgacgaggaggaggactga
- the endou2 gene encoding poly(U)-specific endoribonuclease-B, protein MIESDRELSAMVQELWDNDVNRLKPGVDYKISLQGKAGDSMPTNNDDNSDGAGYPLFTYVDENIFKKETFLAFISLLDNYESDTGEPEIVTPEEVAENHKFLDSIIKTPTMKIAHKYLAEKNLSPADDTKFKEQLYRIWFELYARRGSSRPDSSGFEHVFVGETRGRRIVIGFHNWIQLYLQEKLGHIDYKGYSVNAHSPQPDENKHILALQFSWKNGIKPKGSIFIGVSPEFEFALYTLCFLTSPNERVKVQFSFYDVEIVCHHYNQKHIGTTYPVLLKYQKPL, encoded by the exons ATGAttgagagtgacagagagctGTCTGCCATGGTGCAGGAGCTGTGGGACAACGACGTCAACAGACTCAAACCTGGAGTGGACTACAAGATCTCTCTGCAG GGCAAAGCTGGAGACAGCATGCCCACCAACAATGACGACAACAGTGACGGAGCGGGATATCCTCTCTTCACTTATGTGGAtgagaacattttcaagaaGGAGACTTTTCTGG CCTTTATCTCCCTGTTGGATAACTATGAGAGTGACACCGGCGAGCCAGAGATCGTGACCCCTGAGGAGGTGGCAGAGAACCACAAGTTCCTGGACTCCATCATTAAGACTCCCACTATGAAG aTTGCTCATAAATACCTGGCAGAGAAGAATCTCTCTCCAGCAGATGACACAAAGTTCAAGGAGCAGCTGTATAGGATCTGGTTTGAGCTGTATGCCAGGAGAGGATCCAGCAG GCCGGACTCTTCAGGGTTCGAACACGTGTTTGTCGGAGAGACGAGAGGAAGGCGGATCGTCATCGGCTTTCACAACTGGATCCAGCTCTACTTACAAGAGAAGCTTGGACACATTGACTACAAAGGCTACAGCGTCAACGCACATTCACCTCAG CCCGACGAGAACAAACACATCCTGGCGCTACAGTTCAGCTGGAAGAACGGCATAAAGCCCAAGGGCAGCATCTTCATCGGCGTCAGTCCCGAGTTTGAGTTCGCCCTCTACACCCTCTGTTTCCTCACCTCGCCCAATGAGCGCGTCAAAGTCCAGTTCAGTTTCTATGACGTGGAGATTGTTTGCCACCACTACAACCAAAAGCACATTGGCACCACCTACCCGGTGCTCCTTAAGTACCAGAAGCCTTTGTAA
- the ndfip1l gene encoding NEDD4 family-interacting protein 1-like isoform X2 — MAEPSARYQQLPNEDDPEGNPQVAADAPPPYSSIAADNAAYFDYKEDGAFPKPPSYNVATTLPSYDEAERTKAETSVPLQQPQHRERLDTFDDVIRSSLEDEDFVTRDDFEDADQLRIGNDGIFMLTFFMAFLFNWIGFFLSFCLTTSAAGRYGAISGFGLSLIKWILIVRFSTYFPGYFDGQYWLWWVFLVLGFLLFLRGFINYARIRKMADTLSTLPRTRVLFIY, encoded by the exons ATGGCCGAACCGAGCGCCCGATACCAGCAG ctGCCCAACGAGGACGACCCGGAGGGGAATCCACAGGTAGCAGCTGATGCTCCTCCTCCATACAGCAGCATCGCAGCGGACAATGCTG cGTACTTCGACTACAAGGAGGACGGGGCTTTCCCCAAGCCTCCATCGTACAACGTTGCAACTACGCTACCTTCCTATGATGAAGCAGAAAGAACCAAGGCTGAGACTTCTGTTCCCCTG cagcagcctcagcacAGGGAGCGCCTGGACACTTTTGACGATGTTATTCGCAGTTCACTGGAG GACGAAGACTTTGTGACCAGAGACGACTTTGAAGACGCCGATCAGCTGAGGATAGGAAACGACGGCATCTTCATgctcacatttttca TGGCTTTCCTCTTCAACTGGATCGGCTTCTTCCTCTCGTTCTGTCTGACCACCTCAGCAGCCGGCCGCTACGGGGCCATCTCAGGCTTCGGTCTGTCCCTCATCAAATGGATCCTCATAGTCAGg TTTTCCACATACTTCCCGGGTTACTTTGATGGACAGTACTGGCTCTGGTGGGTGTTCCTGGTGTTGG GCTTCTTGCTCTTCCTTCGAGGATTCATCAACTACGCCAGGATCCGCAAGATGGCCGACACCCTGTCCACCCTGCCCCGCACCCGAGTCCTCTTCATCTATTGA
- the ndfip1l gene encoding NEDD4 family-interacting protein 1-like isoform X3, with the protein MAEPSARYQQLPNEDDPEGNPQVAADAPPPYSSIAADNAAYFDYKEDGAFPKPPSYNVATTLPSYDEAERTKAETSVPLQPQHRERLDTFDDVIRSSLEDEDFVTRDDFEDADQLRIGNDGIFMLTFFMAFLFNWIGFFLSFCLTTSAAGRYGAISGFGLSLIKWILIVRFSTYFPGYFDGQYWLWWVFLVLGFLLFLRGFINYARIRKMADTLSTLPRTRVLFIY; encoded by the exons ATGGCCGAACCGAGCGCCCGATACCAGCAG ctGCCCAACGAGGACGACCCGGAGGGGAATCCACAGGTAGCAGCTGATGCTCCTCCTCCATACAGCAGCATCGCAGCGGACAATGCTG cGTACTTCGACTACAAGGAGGACGGGGCTTTCCCCAAGCCTCCATCGTACAACGTTGCAACTACGCTACCTTCCTATGATGAAGCAGAAAGAACCAAGGCTGAGACTTCTGTTCCCCTG cagcctcagcacAGGGAGCGCCTGGACACTTTTGACGATGTTATTCGCAGTTCACTGGAG GACGAAGACTTTGTGACCAGAGACGACTTTGAAGACGCCGATCAGCTGAGGATAGGAAACGACGGCATCTTCATgctcacatttttca TGGCTTTCCTCTTCAACTGGATCGGCTTCTTCCTCTCGTTCTGTCTGACCACCTCAGCAGCCGGCCGCTACGGGGCCATCTCAGGCTTCGGTCTGTCCCTCATCAAATGGATCCTCATAGTCAGg TTTTCCACATACTTCCCGGGTTACTTTGATGGACAGTACTGGCTCTGGTGGGTGTTCCTGGTGTTGG GCTTCTTGCTCTTCCTTCGAGGATTCATCAACTACGCCAGGATCCGCAAGATGGCCGACACCCTGTCCACCCTGCCCCGCACCCGAGTCCTCTTCATCTATTGA
- the ndfip1l gene encoding NEDD4 family-interacting protein 1-like isoform X1: MAEPSARYQQLPNEDDPEGNPQVAADAPPPYSSIAADNAAYFDYKEDGAFPKPPSYNVATTLPSYDEAERTKAETSVPLVTGRQPQHRERLDTFDDVIRSSLEDEDFVTRDDFEDADQLRIGNDGIFMLTFFMAFLFNWIGFFLSFCLTTSAAGRYGAISGFGLSLIKWILIVRFSTYFPGYFDGQYWLWWVFLVLGFLLFLRGFINYARIRKMADTLSTLPRTRVLFIY, translated from the exons ATGGCCGAACCGAGCGCCCGATACCAGCAG ctGCCCAACGAGGACGACCCGGAGGGGAATCCACAGGTAGCAGCTGATGCTCCTCCTCCATACAGCAGCATCGCAGCGGACAATGCTG cGTACTTCGACTACAAGGAGGACGGGGCTTTCCCCAAGCCTCCATCGTACAACGTTGCAACTACGCTACCTTCCTATGATGAAGCAGAAAGAACCAAGGCTGAGACTTCTGTTCCCCTGGTAACCGGAAGA cagcctcagcacAGGGAGCGCCTGGACACTTTTGACGATGTTATTCGCAGTTCACTGGAG GACGAAGACTTTGTGACCAGAGACGACTTTGAAGACGCCGATCAGCTGAGGATAGGAAACGACGGCATCTTCATgctcacatttttca TGGCTTTCCTCTTCAACTGGATCGGCTTCTTCCTCTCGTTCTGTCTGACCACCTCAGCAGCCGGCCGCTACGGGGCCATCTCAGGCTTCGGTCTGTCCCTCATCAAATGGATCCTCATAGTCAGg TTTTCCACATACTTCCCGGGTTACTTTGATGGACAGTACTGGCTCTGGTGGGTGTTCCTGGTGTTGG GCTTCTTGCTCTTCCTTCGAGGATTCATCAACTACGCCAGGATCCGCAAGATGGCCGACACCCTGTCCACCCTGCCCCGCACCCGAGTCCTCTTCATCTATTGA
- the ndfip1l gene encoding NEDD4 family-interacting protein 1-like isoform X4, giving the protein MAEPSARYQQLPNEDDPEGNPQVAADAPPPYSSIAADNAAYFDYKEDGAFPKPPSYNVATTLPSYDEAERTKAETSVPLVTGRDEDFVTRDDFEDADQLRIGNDGIFMLTFFMAFLFNWIGFFLSFCLTTSAAGRYGAISGFGLSLIKWILIVRFSTYFPGYFDGQYWLWWVFLVLGFLLFLRGFINYARIRKMADTLSTLPRTRVLFIY; this is encoded by the exons ATGGCCGAACCGAGCGCCCGATACCAGCAG ctGCCCAACGAGGACGACCCGGAGGGGAATCCACAGGTAGCAGCTGATGCTCCTCCTCCATACAGCAGCATCGCAGCGGACAATGCTG cGTACTTCGACTACAAGGAGGACGGGGCTTTCCCCAAGCCTCCATCGTACAACGTTGCAACTACGCTACCTTCCTATGATGAAGCAGAAAGAACCAAGGCTGAGACTTCTGTTCCCCTGGTAACCGGAAGA GACGAAGACTTTGTGACCAGAGACGACTTTGAAGACGCCGATCAGCTGAGGATAGGAAACGACGGCATCTTCATgctcacatttttca TGGCTTTCCTCTTCAACTGGATCGGCTTCTTCCTCTCGTTCTGTCTGACCACCTCAGCAGCCGGCCGCTACGGGGCCATCTCAGGCTTCGGTCTGTCCCTCATCAAATGGATCCTCATAGTCAGg TTTTCCACATACTTCCCGGGTTACTTTGATGGACAGTACTGGCTCTGGTGGGTGTTCCTGGTGTTGG GCTTCTTGCTCTTCCTTCGAGGATTCATCAACTACGCCAGGATCCGCAAGATGGCCGACACCCTGTCCACCCTGCCCCGCACCCGAGTCCTCTTCATCTATTGA
- the ndfip1l gene encoding NEDD4 family-interacting protein 1-like isoform X5: MAEPSARYQQLPNEDDPEGNPQVAADAPPPYSSIAADNAAYFDYKEDGAFPKPPSYNVATTLPSYDEAERTKAETSVPLDEDFVTRDDFEDADQLRIGNDGIFMLTFFMAFLFNWIGFFLSFCLTTSAAGRYGAISGFGLSLIKWILIVRFSTYFPGYFDGQYWLWWVFLVLGFLLFLRGFINYARIRKMADTLSTLPRTRVLFIY, from the exons ATGGCCGAACCGAGCGCCCGATACCAGCAG ctGCCCAACGAGGACGACCCGGAGGGGAATCCACAGGTAGCAGCTGATGCTCCTCCTCCATACAGCAGCATCGCAGCGGACAATGCTG cGTACTTCGACTACAAGGAGGACGGGGCTTTCCCCAAGCCTCCATCGTACAACGTTGCAACTACGCTACCTTCCTATGATGAAGCAGAAAGAACCAAGGCTGAGACTTCTGTTCCCCTG GACGAAGACTTTGTGACCAGAGACGACTTTGAAGACGCCGATCAGCTGAGGATAGGAAACGACGGCATCTTCATgctcacatttttca TGGCTTTCCTCTTCAACTGGATCGGCTTCTTCCTCTCGTTCTGTCTGACCACCTCAGCAGCCGGCCGCTACGGGGCCATCTCAGGCTTCGGTCTGTCCCTCATCAAATGGATCCTCATAGTCAGg TTTTCCACATACTTCCCGGGTTACTTTGATGGACAGTACTGGCTCTGGTGGGTGTTCCTGGTGTTGG GCTTCTTGCTCTTCCTTCGAGGATTCATCAACTACGCCAGGATCCGCAAGATGGCCGACACCCTGTCCACCCTGCCCCGCACCCGAGTCCTCTTCATCTATTGA